A single Pseudanabaenaceae cyanobacterium SKYG29 DNA region contains:
- a CDS encoding late competence development ComFB family protein yields the protein MGNCRNVLESIVLQEVQAQLKKLSPDLQKKYNVADLVAYALNRLPPMYVTTQKGWVQSRSRALKEINHQVVDVVKKALHSCRPDPLKKREPLPESELASEPRTLVLLQEFLGNPNLRWDQLPQAVERALNNVTVGGNARSSTPNRRTLDLQTYLGKKKAQPQPEVKEEHDTEEARIKGTVDANDFALYLQVGKMEYRNILESIVTSVARLQISHLAPEQADKVNLDEVTAYTLNRLPPMYATDAETLKEMRLKAKNELSQQIANNVRQGIQLVLQSPKPVKVKPQFLRFNRDMEKAIQEINRMLNRSDVTWRNILDILKQEIETRREALRNQNF from the coding sequence ATGGGTAACTGCCGCAACGTTTTAGAAAGCATAGTTTTGCAGGAAGTCCAAGCTCAGCTAAAAAAACTGAGTCCTGACCTGCAGAAGAAATACAATGTCGCAGATTTAGTTGCCTATGCTCTCAATCGGTTGCCTCCCATGTACGTTACGACTCAGAAGGGATGGGTACAATCTCGCTCCCGTGCCCTCAAGGAAATTAATCATCAAGTTGTCGATGTTGTCAAAAAAGCTCTTCACTCCTGCCGTCCTGACCCCCTGAAAAAAAGAGAACCCCTACCTGAATCGGAACTAGCCAGTGAACCCCGCACTCTAGTTTTATTGCAGGAGTTTTTGGGGAATCCCAATCTACGCTGGGATCAATTGCCCCAAGCAGTGGAACGCGCCCTCAATAATGTGACTGTAGGCGGCAATGCCCGTTCTAGTACCCCTAATCGGCGTACCCTTGATCTGCAAACCTATCTAGGGAAGAAAAAAGCCCAACCTCAACCTGAAGTAAAAGAAGAACATGATACGGAAGAGGCTCGGATCAAAGGTACAGTAGATGCCAATGACTTTGCCCTCTATCTCCAAGTTGGGAAAATGGAATACCGCAATATTCTGGAAAGCATTGTTACTTCTGTCGCCCGCTTGCAGATTTCCCATCTTGCCCCCGAACAAGCTGATAAAGTCAATTTGGATGAAGTAACTGCCTACACCCTTAACCGCCTGCCCCCCATGTATGCCACTGATGCAGAAACCCTCAAAGAAATGCGCCTCAAAGCGAAAAACGAACTCTCCCAACAAATTGCCAATAACGTTCGCCAAGGGATTCAGTTGGTGCTGCAATCCCCTAAGCCTGTCAAGGTGAAACCCCAGTTCCTGCGCTTCAACCGAGATATGGAAAAAGCAATCCAGGAAATCAATCGCATGCTTAACCGATCGGACGTTACCTGGCGCAACATTTTAGATATTTTGAAGCAGGAAATTGAAACAAGGCGGGAAGCTCTGCGTAACCAAAATTTCTAG
- a CDS encoding PD-(D/E)XK nuclease family protein produces MIDPRSLCLSASSLDIYTLCPRKFFYIYLAPDKLRISLEDHGRRGTQFHRLVAILTHLTPAERQPWLDRVDPKVRSWWENFRRAGLDQAKGKVYSEFPVHWQYRGWKLQAKYDRLVITATGYEIWDWKTGKETISWQHSLYPLLWHWYKDVAPESISLHFWYAQDGKTISFPYNQQRKEADQGKLDRVLDQLEDQQFPPTTDSKNCLDCFFRYHCWGKADIRNPASY; encoded by the coding sequence ATGATAGACCCCCGATCGCTATGCCTGAGTGCCTCTAGCTTGGATATTTACACTCTGTGCCCCCGCAAATTTTTCTATATCTATCTTGCGCCCGATAAGCTGCGCATTTCCCTGGAGGACCACGGCAGACGGGGTACCCAATTCCATCGTCTAGTGGCAATTTTGACCCACCTCACTCCCGCTGAACGACAGCCTTGGCTCGATCGGGTCGATCCCAAAGTCCGCTCCTGGTGGGAAAATTTCCGCCGCGCGGGCTTAGACCAAGCAAAGGGCAAGGTTTACAGTGAATTCCCTGTCCACTGGCAATATCGGGGTTGGAAGTTGCAGGCAAAATACGATCGGTTGGTCATCACCGCCACTGGTTATGAAATTTGGGACTGGAAGACAGGGAAAGAGACAATTTCTTGGCAACACAGTCTGTATCCCCTGTTGTGGCATTGGTACAAAGACGTTGCCCCTGAGTCAATCTCTCTCCATTTTTGGTATGCCCAAGATGGCAAGACAATTTCTTTTCCCTATAACCAGCAAAGGAAGGAAGCAGACCAAGGGAAACTCGATCGGGTTTTAGACCAACTAGAAGACCAGCAATTTCCCCCTACGACCGACAGTAAAAATTGTCTGGATTGTTTTTTCCGTTATCACTGCTGGGGCAAAGCCGATATTCGTAATCCTGCAAGCTACTAG